In the Gloeocapsa sp. PCC 73106 genome, AAAAAACTTAGACAGATTAATTAAGCAAAATACCGAGGGTCGCTTTTTAGGAATTTTCGGTGAACCCGGGGTAAACGTTCTTAAACTGAACTTAGCGTTAGACGCTTTGAAATCACCAAACTAAAAACCTTATGATCGATTCAAGCAAAAGTTCGGTAGAAAAATCTAGTCCAGACGAACTCTACCAAAATTCTCGAAAACGCGGCAAACACAAGATTTTCATAGGTATGGCTCCTGGTGTAGGTAAAACCTATCGAATGCTCGAAGAAGGTCGAAATCTCAAAGAAGAGGGTATTGACGTAGTAATTGGGCTGTTAGAAACCCATGGAAGAGCTGAAACTGCCCAAAAAGCACAAGGATTAGAAATCGTGCCGCGTCAAACCATTTCTTGGCAAGGTCGAACTCTGACAGATATGGATACAGATGCGATTATTGTCAGATCCCCTCAACTGGTATTAATCGATGAATTGGCACATACTAACGTTCCAGGATTAAGACACGAAAAACGTTATCAAGATGTGGAAGAAGTTCTGACTGCGGGAATTGACGTATACTCAACAGTTAATATTCAACATTTAGAGAGTCTCAATGATTTAGTTCTCAAGATTTCTGGAGTGGTAGTACGCGAACGCATACCCGATCGCTTGCTCGATGAAGCTGATGAAGTCGTTGTAATTGATGTTACTCCTGAAACTCTACAAGAACGATTAATAGAGGGGAAAATTTATGCTCCTGAGAAGATAACTCAAGCTTTACAAAACTTTTTTCAGAAGCGAAATCTAATTGCTTTGAGAGAACTAGCTTTACGGGAAATGGCAGATAATGTTGAAAACGATCAAAGTGTTTGCCATATTTCCGAGCGAGTTTTGGTCTGTGTATCTACATATACCCAATCTGTACAATTATTGCGTCGAGGTGCGCGACTAGCTAACTATATGAATGCTCCTCTTTATGCGCTGTTTGTAGAGGATCCGAATCGATTTCTGACTAGGGCTGAAAGTTTACATTTAGAAACCTGTGAGCGTCTTTGTCAAGATTTTGATGGAGAATTTTTAAGGATTAAGTCACATGACGTTGTGATGACTATTGTGGAAGTAGCTAAAAGCGAGCGTGTTACTCAAATCGTGGTGGGTGAGACAGGACGTTCACGGTGGGAGTTATTATTTAAAGGATCCCTCGTACAACGTCTGAGGCGATCGCTCCCTGAAGTCGACATTCATATCATCGGCTACAGCCAGGTAGTAGAACAGAAGGCAGAAATTAAGT is a window encoding:
- a CDS encoding sensor protein KdpD, whose product is MIDSSKSSVEKSSPDELYQNSRKRGKHKIFIGMAPGVGKTYRMLEEGRNLKEEGIDVVIGLLETHGRAETAQKAQGLEIVPRQTISWQGRTLTDMDTDAIIVRSPQLVLIDELAHTNVPGLRHEKRYQDVEEVLTAGIDVYSTVNIQHLESLNDLVLKISGVVVRERIPDRLLDEADEVVVIDVTPETLQERLIEGKIYAPEKITQALQNFFQKRNLIALRELALREMADNVENDQSVCHISERVLVCVSTYTQSVQLLRRGARLANYMNAPLYALFVEDPNRFLTRAESLHLETCERLCQDFDGEFLRIKSHDVVMTIVEVAKSERVTQIVVGETGRSRWELLFKGSLVQRLRRSLPEVDIHIIGYSQVVEQKAEIK